Below is a genomic region from Microbacterium sp. LWO12-1.2.
TAACCCTTGGCGCGCTCGAGGATGACCCGGCGCTTCTTGTGGGCGTTTACTGCCCGCTTGACTCTTGCCATTTTCCTATGTTCCTATTCGTGCGTCGGGCGCGTCAGCGGCCGAGAAGCTTCTTGGCGACCTTGGTGTCAGCCTTCGACAGCACCTGGTCCTGGTTCAGACGACGGGTGCGACGGCTCGACTTGTGCTCGAGGTTGTGGCGCATCCCGGCCTGCTGCTTCTTCAG
It encodes:
- the rpmI gene encoding 50S ribosomal protein L35, which translates into the protein MPKQKTHSGAKKRFKITGSGKLKKQQAGMRHNLEHKSSRRTRRLNQDQVLSKADTKVAKKLLGR